One genomic window of Paenibacillus xylanilyticus includes the following:
- a CDS encoding methyl-accepting chemotaxis protein: MFRNRTVAGKIRGTLFLVLLVASLLFSISFYAVSMNIMQSYVLPQFDKVLNTSIQDIYKNVSSSKILQVQSGGAGSEGAALTVESYLAQKAKEHNLDATYVVSIQEGKATVVIANAASEMKAGDEISVQSAMNTATESKEMVISDVYSDSFGVHKAAFIPIAGSNMIMAVSMDAQFIQDKNVQIFWLCLGITALVFVLGWLISASMIKRVTKPIIQLVQHSKQISQGDLTAQLQIKGKDEIAQLAASFQTMTHNLKEMISRALSTSNEVVQGSDDLLRRVESMSGMVKNSSRSAEDAEKGSVTIASSAAENARAMEEITQGIMHIASSAAEVSEQIGEAANEAVNGNRLAQDAVQQMERVGQTANESLRYVETMNERSVAIGTIVTSIFEITKQINMLSLNASIEAARAGEHGRGFAVVAGEVRKLAEQSKTATEEIADYLGTIREDAERSVSAMNRVTQEIGSGTHVVQRAGTAFQQLNELIQNVNLTIQTVSASTEEVSAGAEEVSASVEETAQITSRSRESMQQIASTAEHQLSEMDSHSGTVRHLHEQAMELQSAMKKFKIN; encoded by the coding sequence ATGTTTCGTAATCGTACGGTTGCCGGCAAAATAAGAGGCACGCTGTTCCTCGTTCTACTGGTCGCTTCCCTGTTGTTTAGTATCAGTTTCTATGCTGTATCCATGAATATTATGCAGAGCTATGTGCTTCCACAGTTCGACAAGGTCCTGAACACGTCCATCCAGGATATATATAAGAACGTCTCCTCCTCCAAGATTTTGCAGGTGCAGAGTGGCGGTGCGGGTTCTGAAGGTGCCGCTCTGACGGTTGAATCCTATCTAGCTCAAAAAGCAAAAGAACATAACTTAGATGCAACCTACGTTGTATCCATCCAGGAAGGCAAAGCGACGGTTGTTATCGCTAACGCTGCATCAGAAATGAAAGCCGGGGATGAAATCAGCGTGCAATCCGCGATGAATACGGCGACTGAGAGCAAAGAAATGGTCATCAGTGATGTTTATTCCGATTCCTTCGGCGTACATAAAGCAGCCTTTATTCCGATTGCGGGCAGCAATATGATCATGGCAGTAAGTATGGATGCCCAGTTCATTCAGGATAAAAACGTTCAGATCTTCTGGTTATGCCTGGGTATCACAGCACTCGTCTTTGTGCTCGGTTGGCTGATCTCAGCCAGCATGATCAAAAGAGTAACCAAACCGATCATCCAGCTCGTACAACACAGCAAACAGATCTCCCAAGGTGACCTGACCGCCCAGCTGCAAATTAAGGGCAAAGATGAAATTGCTCAGCTCGCGGCAAGCTTCCAAACGATGACCCACAATTTGAAGGAAATGATCAGCCGTGCACTGTCTACCTCCAATGAAGTTGTTCAAGGCTCCGATGATCTGTTAAGACGGGTCGAGTCCATGTCCGGTATGGTCAAAAACTCCAGCCGCTCTGCGGAAGACGCGGAGAAAGGCAGTGTGACCATTGCTTCAAGCGCTGCCGAGAATGCAAGAGCCATGGAAGAAATTACGCAGGGTATTATGCATATCGCTTCTTCTGCTGCTGAAGTATCGGAGCAGATTGGTGAAGCTGCAAATGAAGCCGTCAACGGTAACCGTCTCGCACAGGATGCTGTGCAGCAAATGGAACGTGTCGGCCAGACAGCAAACGAGTCACTGCGTTACGTGGAGACGATGAATGAACGTTCCGTAGCGATCGGCACGATTGTTACATCCATTTTTGAAATTACAAAACAGATCAACATGTTATCCCTTAATGCTTCCATTGAAGCAGCACGTGCCGGAGAGCATGGCCGGGGATTCGCTGTCGTAGCAGGTGAAGTCCGCAAGCTGGCGGAACAGTCCAAAACAGCCACGGAGGAAATCGCCGATTATCTCGGAACCATTCGCGAGGATGCGGAACGTTCGGTGAGTGCCATGAACCGGGTAACCCAGGAAATCGGGTCTGGTACCCATGTCGTTCAACGAGCGGGAACGGCCTTCCAGCAGCTGAACGAACTGATCCAGAACGTCAACCTGACCATCCAGACCGTCTCTGCTTCCACAGAGGAAGTCTCCGCAGGTGCAGAGGAAGTGAGTGCATCCGTTGAAGAGACAGCACAGATTACATCCAGATCACGCGAGAGCATGCAGCAGATTGCTTCTACCGCCGAGCATCAGCTCAGTGAGATGGATTCCCACTCAGGTACGGTTCGTCATCTGCATGAACAGGCCATGGAACTGCAGTCTGCGATGAAGAAATTCAAAATCAACTAA